A genomic segment from Fibrobacter sp. UWH6 encodes:
- a CDS encoding class I SAM-dependent DNA methyltransferase — MAKVAKTTKKAVVEKSVEASLWESANKLRGSVEPAEYKHVVLSLIFLKFASDKFEEQREKLKAAGREKYLEMPEFYNKDNVFYLEETSRWSFIVEHARQADIALLIDTALSNIEKKNKSLRGALPDNYFSRLQLDVAKLAALISDIDGIDTIKDKEQDVVGRVYEYFLGKFAIAEGKGKGEFYTPKTIVGLIAEMIEPYRGKIYDPCCGSGGMFVQSMKFIEAHNGNKREVSVYGQEYTGTTYKLAKMNLAIRGITGNLGEKPADTFAEDQHKDLKADFIMANPPFNQKSWRAENELLDDPRWKGYTVPPTSNANYGWILNILSKLSDNGVAGFLLSNGALSGEGDELQIRKELLQNDKVEAILILPRNMFYSTDISVTLWILNNNKTAHEVKVGEELRKYRSRKGEVLFMDLRQMGEPFEKKYTQFSAADIEKISGTYHKWQVQKIKDEPEYCATATLKEIESKNWSLVPSKYIEFKNRDEQVDFDEKMRGLQAEMRELLKKEKESEKELAKVFKNLGFEL; from the coding sequence ATGGCAAAAGTGGCGAAAACAACCAAGAAAGCTGTTGTAGAAAAGTCTGTAGAGGCATCCCTCTGGGAATCGGCTAACAAGTTGCGCGGAAGCGTTGAACCAGCTGAATACAAGCATGTGGTTCTTTCTCTGATCTTCTTGAAGTTTGCAAGCGACAAGTTCGAGGAACAGCGCGAAAAACTTAAGGCCGCTGGCCGCGAAAAGTACCTTGAAATGCCCGAGTTCTACAACAAGGACAATGTGTTCTACCTGGAAGAAACTTCCCGCTGGAGTTTTATTGTAGAACATGCCCGCCAAGCCGACATCGCCCTGCTTATCGACACGGCTCTCTCCAATATCGAAAAGAAGAACAAGAGCCTCCGAGGCGCACTCCCTGACAACTATTTCTCCCGCCTCCAGCTGGATGTGGCAAAGCTTGCCGCCCTGATTAGCGACATCGATGGCATCGACACCATCAAGGACAAGGAACAGGATGTCGTTGGCCGTGTGTATGAATACTTCCTTGGAAAGTTCGCCATTGCCGAAGGCAAGGGAAAGGGCGAATTCTATACCCCGAAAACAATCGTTGGCCTTATCGCCGAGATGATCGAACCTTACCGTGGCAAGATTTATGACCCCTGCTGCGGTTCGGGCGGTATGTTCGTGCAGAGTATGAAGTTTATCGAGGCCCATAACGGCAACAAGCGCGAGGTTTCTGTGTACGGTCAGGAATACACCGGCACAACCTATAAACTTGCCAAGATGAACCTTGCCATCCGTGGCATTACCGGCAACCTGGGCGAAAAACCTGCCGACACCTTTGCCGAAGACCAGCACAAGGATTTGAAGGCCGACTTCATCATGGCAAATCCGCCATTCAATCAGAAGTCCTGGCGAGCCGAAAACGAACTCCTCGATGACCCACGCTGGAAGGGCTACACCGTGCCGCCCACCAGCAACGCAAACTACGGTTGGATCCTGAACATTCTCTCCAAGCTCTCCGACAATGGCGTGGCCGGGTTCCTGCTTTCTAACGGAGCCCTCAGTGGGGAAGGTGACGAACTCCAGATCCGTAAGGAACTTTTGCAGAACGACAAGGTGGAAGCAATCCTTATTTTGCCCCGCAACATGTTCTATTCTACGGACATCAGCGTAACACTCTGGATCTTGAACAACAACAAGACTGCCCACGAAGTAAAGGTGGGCGAGGAATTGCGCAAGTACCGCAGCCGAAAAGGCGAAGTGCTCTTTATGGACCTGCGCCAGATGGGCGAACCCTTCGAAAAGAAATACACCCAGTTCAGTGCTGCTGACATCGAAAAAATCAGCGGAACCTATCACAAGTGGCAAGTCCAGAAAATCAAGGACGAACCGGAATACTGCGCAACCGCAACCCTCAAGGAAATCGAATCCAAGAACTGGTCCCTTGTACCCAGCAAGTACATCGAATTCAAGAACCGCGATGAACAGGTGGATTTTGATGAGAAAATGCGCGGTCTCCAGGCCGAAATGCGCGAACTCTTGAAAAAGGAAAAAGAATCCGAAAAGGAACTGGCAAAGGTATTTAAGAACCTGGGATTTGAACTGTAA
- a CDS encoding ATP-binding protein, giving the protein MLERILKISEIEEDSLFLWGSRQTGKSTLLKTLFPKARFYDLLKTDLQMAFRLRPARLREECEMLEDGELVIIDEVQKVPALLDEVHWLIENKGIKFILSGSSARKLRRSGANLLGGRALRRTLFPLVSAEIPDFDIDHALNNGMLPRHYLAKNATRRIQSYIGDYLQQEIVEESVVRRLDSFTRFLQVAALSNAEIVNYANIARDCGVSAKTVKEYFSILEETLLGFNLPAYTKEIKRKVQQSPKFYYFDVAIPNHLLQRIPLVQGTETYGHALEHLIIQELRAYLSYCKGGDKPLSYWHTLDNHYEVDAVIGDAEVAIEIKSAKNVESHDTKGLKAFGEEHPEAKLILVSMEETPRKLNGIEVWPATQFLKRLWSGKILGEVSC; this is encoded by the coding sequence ATGCTAGAACGAATTTTAAAAATATCGGAAATAGAAGAAGATAGCCTTTTTTTATGGGGAAGCCGTCAGACAGGAAAAAGCACCCTGTTGAAAACGTTGTTCCCCAAAGCTCGTTTTTACGACCTGCTCAAGACTGATTTGCAGATGGCATTCAGGCTTCGCCCCGCACGATTGAGGGAAGAGTGCGAAATGCTCGAAGATGGAGAACTTGTTATCATTGACGAGGTTCAGAAAGTCCCCGCCCTTTTGGATGAAGTTCACTGGCTTATCGAGAACAAGGGAATAAAGTTTATCTTGAGCGGTTCCAGCGCCCGTAAACTGCGCAGAAGCGGAGCAAACCTGTTGGGAGGTCGCGCTTTGCGCCGGACGCTTTTCCCGTTGGTCAGTGCCGAAATCCCAGATTTCGATATAGATCATGCCTTGAACAACGGAATGCTACCTCGTCATTATCTTGCTAAAAATGCTACGCGGCGAATACAATCCTATATTGGCGATTATCTACAACAAGAAATTGTGGAAGAATCTGTGGTGCGTAGGCTAGATTCCTTTACTCGCTTTTTGCAGGTAGCCGCTCTCAGCAACGCAGAAATTGTCAATTACGCAAACATTGCTCGGGATTGCGGAGTGTCGGCAAAGACTGTGAAGGAATATTTTTCAATTTTGGAAGAAACCCTGCTGGGGTTCAATCTGCCTGCCTATACAAAAGAAATCAAGCGCAAAGTACAGCAATCGCCCAAGTTCTATTATTTTGACGTGGCAATACCAAACCACTTGTTGCAAAGAATTCCGTTGGTGCAGGGGACCGAAACTTACGGACATGCCCTGGAACACTTGATAATTCAGGAACTGCGAGCATATCTTTCGTATTGCAAGGGTGGCGATAAGCCACTCAGTTACTGGCACACTTTGGATAACCACTACGAAGTTGATGCCGTTATTGGCGATGCCGAGGTGGCGATTGAGATAAAGTCTGCAAAAAACGTAGAGTCTCACGACACCAAGGGGCTGAAAGCCTTTGGCGAAGAACATCCCGAAGCAAAGCTCATTCTTGTTTCGATGGAAGAAACTCCTCGAAAGTTGAATGGAATTGAAGTATGGCCAGCAACCCAGTTCCTGAAAAGACTTTGGTCTGGAAAAATTTTGGGAGAAGTTTCTTGTTAG
- a CDS encoding restriction endonuclease subunit S, whose product MSENDLKRLGDYIRPVDVRNRDLKVTRLLGVSITKAFMPSIANIVGTDLSTYKVVTKGQFAYGPVTSRNGDKISVALLDEFDDAIISQAYSVFEVIDKNALEPEYLMMWFRRPEFDRYARFKSHGSAREVFDWDEMCEVLVPIPSIEKQREIVAEYNTLQNRIETNKKLIATLEQTACTIYQKMFQEDSSIVKGRIGDLCKSYSGYPFDGERYSETEGVVALRGENVTEQSLRWDTVKRFNDEITERIAKCYLQEWDVVIGMDGSKVGKNWSLVTEYDLPLLLAQRVTRLRANSIEIQLYIYMSLKMEKFSEYVSRVNTGSTILHISGPQIEDFPIVIPSDVQLKILKQEYVPLFESIKERRRENQLLTQMQTLLLSKIGG is encoded by the coding sequence ATGTCTGAAAATGATTTGAAACGCCTAGGTGATTACATTCGCCCTGTGGATGTAAGGAACAGGGATTTGAAAGTGACGAGATTGTTGGGTGTAAGCATAACAAAAGCGTTTATGCCTTCTATAGCCAACATCGTTGGAACAGATTTATCCACTTATAAGGTTGTAACCAAAGGTCAATTTGCCTATGGTCCTGTAACCTCTCGTAACGGCGATAAAATTTCAGTTGCTTTATTGGATGAATTTGATGACGCAATTATTTCTCAAGCGTATTCTGTATTTGAAGTCATCGACAAAAATGCTTTGGAGCCAGAATATCTAATGATGTGGTTCCGTCGTCCAGAATTTGACCGCTACGCTCGTTTCAAAAGTCATGGAAGCGCCCGCGAAGTATTTGATTGGGACGAAATGTGCGAAGTTCTCGTACCCATCCCCTCAATAGAAAAACAGCGCGAAATCGTAGCCGAGTACAATACCCTCCAAAACCGCATAGAAACCAACAAGAAACTCATCGCCACCCTCGAACAAACCGCTTGTACAATTTATCAAAAGATGTTCCAAGAAGATTCTTCTATTGTCAAAGGTAGAATCGGGGATCTGTGTAAAAGTTATTCGGGATACCCTTTTGACGGCGAACGGTATTCTGAAACGGAAGGAGTTGTTGCTTTGCGAGGTGAAAATGTGACTGAGCAAAGTCTCCGCTGGGATACTGTAAAGAGATTTAATGATGAAATAACAGAACGCATTGCAAAATGCTATTTGCAAGAATGGGATGTTGTCATCGGAATGGATGGATCAAAAGTTGGAAAGAACTGGTCTTTAGTTACAGAATATGATTTGCCTTTACTTTTAGCTCAACGAGTGACAAGATTGCGTGCGAATTCCATTGAAATTCAGTTGTATATCTACATGTCACTGAAAATGGAAAAGTTTTCTGAGTATGTATCGCGAGTAAATACTGGCTCTACCATTTTGCATATTAGCGGCCCCCAAATAGAAGATTTTCCAATAGTCATTCCATCAGATGTTCAATTGAAAATTTTAAAACAAGAATATGTGCCTCTATTTGAATCTATAAAAGAGCGTAGAAGAGAAAATCAATTATTAACTCAAATGCAAACCCTTCTCCTCTCCAAAATTGGTGGATAA
- a CDS encoding DUF4393 domain-containing protein — protein sequence MSEIPSELQNVLVDCAKTILPQVYSDLAQPGVKAVGQALGTVLEFSSTVLLPLKLVNEKAKLLFVKRLNEYKEKLESIPEGKRIEVAPELGAPVLDKLTYTTNDEIAELFTNLLTNASNENRVNVAHPSFVSMIERLSPDEARILKYLQNVDEILYCDFNGNVEKGYQVICKHVTNIQKKVSLLYPSNELAYLSNLESMGILKDNFGVHKVNESLYDEIASFHAIETLRKMLVPNQYKSITLNKCYYSVTAFGKMFIEACIRT from the coding sequence ATGAGTGAAATTCCTTCTGAACTGCAAAATGTTTTAGTTGATTGTGCCAAAACTATTCTACCACAAGTATATTCTGATTTAGCACAACCTGGTGTAAAAGCTGTTGGTCAAGCCCTTGGCACAGTATTGGAATTTTCATCAACAGTTCTACTTCCGTTAAAACTAGTTAACGAAAAGGCGAAGTTACTTTTTGTAAAGCGCTTAAATGAATATAAGGAGAAGCTAGAATCAATTCCCGAAGGAAAGCGAATAGAGGTTGCTCCTGAATTGGGGGCTCCTGTTTTAGATAAGTTAACGTATACAACAAATGATGAAATTGCAGAATTATTTACAAATTTATTGACTAATGCGTCAAATGAAAATCGAGTAAATGTAGCTCATCCATCTTTTGTGTCTATGATAGAACGTTTATCTCCGGACGAAGCTCGAATACTAAAATATCTTCAAAATGTAGATGAAATACTTTATTGTGATTTTAACGGTAATGTGGAAAAAGGCTATCAAGTGATATGCAAGCATGTTACGAATATACAAAAGAAGGTTTCTTTACTATATCCTAGTAATGAACTTGCTTATTTATCAAATTTAGAAAGTATGGGAATTCTAAAAGATAATTTTGGAGTTCATAAAGTTAATGAGAGCCTTTATGATGAAATTGCTTCTTTTCATGCGATAGAAACTTTAAGAAAAATGCTTGTGCCGAACCAATATAAAAGTATAACGTTGAATAAATGCTATTATAGCGTCACTGCATTTGGTAAAATGTTTATTGAAGCTTGTATTCGTACCTAA
- a CDS encoding helix-turn-helix domain-containing protein — MKNDEVLNFMESLESEDEKLASFVKMYEALSAFLADYEFLKDSKDLTQKDIAEKMGTTQSAISRIESLKTNPSYKQLLKMAEAVGGELLVTPMKDMTVQVPYDLQNTVRKLASGENKTTNEYLDEVLRDAIESEFQCFAKKTFKVGMACESMATYNTTAGLSWSATTLKLINGKNVYAA; from the coding sequence ATGAAGAACGATGAAGTTTTGAATTTCATGGAATCGTTGGAAAGCGAAGATGAAAAACTCGCTTCCTTTGTAAAGATGTACGAGGCTTTGTCTGCCTTTCTTGCTGATTACGAGTTCCTGAAGGATTCGAAGGATCTTACTCAGAAAGATATTGCAGAGAAAATGGGCACAACCCAGAGCGCAATTTCCCGCATTGAGTCCTTGAAGACAAATCCTTCTTACAAGCAGTTGTTGAAAATGGCTGAAGCTGTTGGTGGTGAATTGCTCGTCACCCCTATGAAGGATATGACTGTTCAGGTTCCTTATGACCTGCAAAATACGGTTCGCAAACTCGCATCCGGTGAAAACAAGACCACGAACGAGTATTTGGATGAAGTCCTTCGTGATGCTATTGAATCTGAATTTCAATGCTTTGCAAAAAAGACTTTCAAGGTTGGTATGGCTTGTGAATCGATGGCTACGTACAATACGACTGCCGGATTGTCCTGGAGTGCCACTACACTGAAATTGATTAATGGTAAGAATGTGTATGCCGCATAA
- a CDS encoding type I restriction endonuclease subunit R: MAFKEADLEIAIKDLLVQEGYSYVPGEQIARSEEDVLIESDLREYLHRRYDAEGITDNEIQLLVMELRSLAASDLYESNKKFCTWLSDGYMLKREDPKQKDILIELVDYSALGDHRKVGFGLDSEDSGVALAADVQAKYSADHNIIKFVNQLEIVGLGNEKRIPDGILYVNGLPLVVFEFKSAVREDATVFNAFEQLTVRYRRDIPQLFVYNAFCVISDGVNNKAGSFFAKYDYYYAWRRIGFKDKRVDAEGIESLYSMIQGMFGRKRLLDIFKNFQYFPDSSKKELKVLCRYPQYYAARSLYENICKARKPAGNGKGGTYFGATGCGKSYTMLFLTRLLMRSQEFKSPTIILITDRTDLDDQLSGLFVGSKKYIGDERVESVESRADLREKLKGRKSGGVFLTTIQKFSEDIELLTDRNNVVCISDEAHRTQTNLDQKVTVTDKGVKTSYGFARYLHDSLPNATYVGFTGTPVDATLEVFGDEVDIYTMVESVKDGITVPIVYEGRAAKVVLNNSVLEDIEKYYDEAAEQGANEYQVGQSKREMAQMGVILGDPDRLKAVAADFVAHYEARIEEKSSVRGKAMFVCYNRKIAYQLYKNILELRPDWGTAKAFDESLVVPGEELSDKEKRELKPVERIKMVMTRNKDDEKDLWDLLGDKDDRKELDRLFKQERSNFKIAIVVDMWLTGFDVPCLDAIYIDKPIQQHSLIQTISRVNRTFAGKDKGIVVDYIGIKRRMNLALKQYGAGSEQNVEDISAAITEFRNHLDLLDRLMHGFDASAYFKSVGEGAELKKLECLRQAQEYVQKTKENEARFMGLSQRLKASYDICVGNEKIEQAERNKAHFYFAIRSIIHKLTKGDAPDTAQMNAHVREMIAAALQSDGVEEVLKLNDENAENSVQNIFDKEYLEHINRIKLPNTKIKLLQMLLKKAIGQIRKVNKIKGVDFTKKMQALVETYNDRTEQDILKSEVYEEMAETLTNMIMEVRAAFDAGDDKGLSFEENAFYDILKMLCDKYHFTYPEDKLIALSKEVKNIVDDVAAYPDWNKKDDIKSMLKVDLIIKLDEFGYPPVERDEVYGEIFEQAENFKKNR; the protein is encoded by the coding sequence ATGGCCTTCAAAGAAGCTGATTTAGAGATTGCGATCAAGGATCTCCTTGTTCAGGAGGGGTATTCTTATGTTCCTGGGGAGCAGATTGCCCGTTCCGAAGAAGATGTCCTGATTGAATCGGACTTGCGGGAATATCTGCATCGCAGGTATGATGCCGAGGGCATTACCGACAATGAAATCCAGCTTCTTGTGATGGAGTTGCGTTCTTTGGCCGCAAGCGACCTTTACGAGAGTAACAAGAAGTTCTGTACATGGCTTTCTGACGGTTACATGCTCAAGCGCGAAGACCCGAAGCAGAAGGATATTCTTATTGAACTGGTGGATTATTCTGCATTAGGGGATCATCGAAAGGTGGGCTTTGGCTTGGATTCCGAAGATTCCGGTGTCGCCTTGGCTGCCGATGTTCAGGCAAAGTACAGCGCAGACCATAACATTATCAAGTTTGTAAACCAGCTGGAAATTGTTGGCCTAGGGAACGAAAAGCGTATTCCCGATGGAATTCTTTACGTAAACGGCTTGCCTCTGGTTGTTTTTGAGTTCAAGAGCGCTGTTCGTGAAGATGCCACAGTGTTCAATGCCTTTGAACAGTTGACCGTTCGTTACCGCCGTGATATTCCCCAGCTGTTTGTCTATAACGCCTTCTGTGTCATTAGCGATGGCGTTAATAACAAGGCCGGTAGTTTCTTTGCCAAGTACGATTACTATTACGCCTGGCGTCGTATTGGTTTTAAGGATAAGCGTGTTGATGCCGAGGGTATTGAAAGCCTGTATTCCATGATCCAGGGAATGTTTGGCCGTAAGCGCCTGCTGGATATTTTCAAGAATTTCCAGTATTTCCCGGATAGCAGCAAAAAGGAATTGAAGGTTCTTTGCCGTTACCCGCAATATTACGCTGCACGATCTTTGTACGAGAATATTTGCAAGGCTCGCAAGCCTGCTGGCAATGGCAAGGGTGGCACCTATTTTGGAGCGACTGGCTGCGGAAAGAGCTATACCATGCTCTTCTTGACACGCTTGCTGATGCGTTCCCAGGAATTCAAGAGCCCGACCATAATCTTGATAACAGACCGCACCGATTTGGATGACCAGCTTTCTGGTTTGTTTGTTGGATCCAAGAAGTACATCGGCGATGAACGTGTCGAAAGTGTTGAAAGCCGAGCAGACCTTCGCGAAAAGTTGAAAGGCCGTAAGAGTGGGGGAGTGTTCCTTACCACAATCCAGAAATTCAGCGAAGATATTGAACTCTTGACGGACCGCAACAATGTGGTTTGCATTTCTGACGAAGCGCATCGAACTCAGACCAACCTGGATCAAAAAGTTACCGTGACCGATAAAGGCGTAAAGACCAGCTATGGCTTTGCTCGCTATCTGCACGATTCCTTGCCTAATGCAACTTACGTGGGCTTTACAGGAACGCCTGTAGATGCCACGCTGGAAGTATTCGGTGATGAAGTGGATATCTACACTATGGTGGAATCCGTGAAGGATGGCATTACGGTGCCTATCGTTTACGAAGGTCGTGCCGCTAAGGTGGTGCTGAACAATTCCGTTCTAGAAGATATTGAAAAGTATTATGATGAAGCTGCGGAACAAGGTGCCAACGAATACCAGGTGGGCCAAAGTAAACGTGAAATGGCCCAGATGGGTGTTATCCTTGGCGATCCGGACCGTTTGAAAGCCGTTGCCGCAGACTTCGTTGCCCATTACGAGGCCCGCATCGAGGAAAAGTCTTCGGTCCGTGGCAAGGCCATGTTCGTTTGCTACAATCGCAAGATCGCTTATCAGCTTTATAAGAACATCTTGGAACTTCGCCCTGATTGGGGTACGGCAAAGGCCTTTGATGAATCTCTGGTTGTCCCGGGAGAGGAACTGAGCGACAAGGAAAAGCGAGAGCTGAAGCCAGTTGAACGCATCAAGATGGTCATGACCCGCAACAAGGACGATGAAAAGGACTTGTGGGATTTGCTTGGTGACAAGGATGACCGCAAGGAACTGGACCGCTTGTTCAAACAGGAACGCTCCAATTTCAAGATTGCCATTGTGGTGGATATGTGGCTGACCGGCTTTGATGTGCCTTGCCTTGACGCCATTTACATCGATAAGCCCATTCAGCAACATTCCTTGATCCAGACTATTTCTCGAGTGAACCGCACCTTTGCCGGCAAGGACAAGGGCATTGTTGTGGATTACATCGGTATCAAGCGCAGAATGAACCTTGCCTTAAAGCAATATGGTGCCGGTTCTGAACAGAACGTAGAAGATATTTCTGCTGCCATTACGGAATTCCGCAATCACCTAGATTTACTTGACCGCCTGATGCATGGCTTTGATGCTTCCGCCTACTTTAAATCTGTGGGCGAGGGGGCTGAACTCAAGAAACTAGAATGCCTGCGCCAGGCTCAGGAATATGTTCAGAAGACGAAAGAGAATGAAGCTCGCTTTATGGGGTTGTCTCAGCGCCTGAAGGCATCCTACGACATTTGCGTGGGTAACGAAAAAATCGAGCAGGCAGAACGCAATAAGGCTCATTTCTATTTCGCAATCCGTTCTATCATTCATAAGCTGACAAAGGGCGATGCTCCCGATACAGCCCAGATGAATGCCCACGTTCGTGAGATGATTGCCGCCGCCCTCCAGAGTGATGGCGTTGAAGAAGTCTTGAAGTTGAATGATGAAAATGCCGAAAATTCTGTTCAGAACATCTTTGACAAGGAATACCTGGAGCACATTAACCGCATCAAACTTCCGAATACAAAAATCAAGCTTCTTCAGATGCTTTTGAAAAAAGCTATTGGCCAAATTCGCAAAGTCAATAAGATCAAGGGTGTCGATTTCACCAAGAAAATGCAGGCGCTGGTCGAAACATACAACGACCGCACCGAACAAGACATCTTGAAGAGCGAAGTCTACGAAGAAATGGCCGAGACCCTGACCAACATGATCATGGAAGTCCGAGCCGCCTTCGATGCCGGTGACGACAAGGGCTTAAGCTTCGAAGAAAACGCCTTCTATGACATTTTGAAGATGCTTTGCGATAAGTACCACTTTACTTATCCCGAAGACAAGCTGATTGCTTTGTCCAAGGAAGTAAAGAATATCGTAGATGATGTTGCCGCATACCCAGACTGGAATAAGAAAGACGACATCAAGTCTATGCTCAAGGTGGATCTAATCATCAAGCTAGACGAATTCGGCTACCCACCCGTAGAACGCGACGAAGTCTACGGCGAAATCTTCGAACAGGCCGAAAACTTTAAGAAGAATAGATAG
- a CDS encoding McrB family protein produces MSESAKLTWIPFYQEFAQKLLPYKNNRKDLLAIVYSLDSKFTDYIHNDDGSKVGDIDPFSVFAIFNRGISVANRIKVISYFKDCFNIEAPVPEDFSGIPILNNQQSTLYWRETASEQIPILWDLFEAALTDDESTLAEKFDKIMEYKGIKWNMSIVLFWAHPQKFIPLDSVTRNLLKAKHNLTINDEMLSSAKYLGIIGQVKTLFEQPNSPYKSFAEMSDNAFTYASEQQRFWIAGTSFGEPRKNQIDKFVKEGYWEGGECDTEKYIKLVKSGDILIASTCATKGPGNKLPFLRVYGVGIVTSDMQVPDPARPRWFKCDVDWIRISPEVDFDGNKYGKYRKTLQECAENLLDLKNFALEKLEMGQIEPRMDEMDKCQEYVKLLEANHNIILHGAPGTGKTYLAKKIAEEMNAEYEMVQFHQSYDYTDFVEGLRPVDKNGSVVFERKNGVFKDFCKKALLASQNKDSNEISFAQAYEDILKKIEQEEIQSFSQKSGVEVYVKEISSQRNIVLQSFDTISKDVNDQARKHTVSFNRLSKLFEKFSTCESLKNIVNIDKEISNVIGGCNASAYWAVLYSILNYKESYKNSIESVNKKFIFIIDEINRGEMSKIFGELFFSVDPGYRGLNGKVKTQYHALVPSSDVFVDGFFVPENVYIIGTMNDIDRSVECMDFAMRRRFAFKEIKASDRIEMLDDLKCCKKDEAVARMTSINTAIEKVPGLSSAYHIGPAYFLKLDNYEGDFDLLWEYHIEGIIKEYLRGIDPDGTHFGALKKAYEGKVQTENLTENAEV; encoded by the coding sequence ATGTCAGAATCAGCTAAACTCACCTGGATTCCATTCTATCAGGAATTTGCGCAGAAACTGTTGCCGTATAAAAATAATCGAAAAGACCTTTTGGCGATAGTCTATTCCCTTGACAGCAAATTTACTGACTACATTCATAATGATGATGGATCCAAGGTTGGCGACATAGACCCTTTTTCTGTGTTTGCAATTTTCAACCGTGGGATTTCGGTGGCAAACCGAATAAAAGTGATATCTTACTTTAAGGATTGTTTTAATATCGAAGCTCCGGTTCCTGAAGATTTTAGTGGCATTCCCATCTTAAATAATCAGCAGTCAACACTCTATTGGCGAGAAACTGCATCTGAACAAATTCCAATATTGTGGGATTTATTTGAAGCTGCGTTGACTGATGACGAATCTACATTAGCTGAAAAATTTGACAAAATAATGGAATATAAGGGCATAAAATGGAATATGTCCATAGTCCTTTTTTGGGCGCATCCTCAAAAATTTATTCCATTGGATAGTGTAACTCGAAACTTGTTGAAGGCTAAACATAATCTAACCATAAATGATGAAATGCTTTCTTCTGCCAAATATCTCGGGATTATTGGCCAAGTAAAAACATTGTTTGAACAGCCCAATTCGCCGTACAAATCTTTTGCAGAAATGTCGGACAACGCTTTTACTTATGCGTCCGAGCAACAAAGATTTTGGATTGCAGGAACAAGTTTCGGGGAACCTCGCAAAAACCAAATAGACAAGTTCGTAAAAGAAGGATATTGGGAAGGTGGCGAGTGTGACACTGAAAAGTATATAAAGCTGGTTAAAAGCGGAGACATCTTAATTGCCTCAACATGTGCAACAAAGGGCCCAGGAAATAAGCTTCCTTTTTTGAGAGTATATGGCGTTGGAATTGTAACATCCGATATGCAGGTTCCTGATCCGGCTAGACCTCGCTGGTTTAAATGCGATGTTGACTGGATTCGAATTTCTCCCGAAGTTGATTTTGATGGAAATAAATACGGGAAATATCGTAAGACCCTGCAAGAGTGTGCAGAAAATCTATTGGATTTAAAAAACTTTGCGCTTGAAAAATTAGAAATGGGACAAATTGAACCAAGGATGGATGAAATGGATAAGTGTCAAGAATATGTTAAACTCCTTGAAGCAAATCACAACATCATTCTTCATGGTGCTCCGGGTACTGGAAAGACATACTTGGCGAAAAAGATTGCTGAGGAAATGAACGCTGAATATGAAATGGTTCAGTTCCATCAGTCCTATGATTATACCGATTTCGTTGAAGGATTGAGACCTGTAGATAAAAACGGGTCCGTAGTTTTTGAACGTAAAAATGGCGTGTTTAAGGATTTTTGTAAGAAAGCTTTGTTGGCATCTCAAAATAAAGATTCAAATGAAATTTCTTTTGCACAAGCTTACGAAGATATTTTGAAAAAAATTGAACAAGAAGAAATTCAATCTTTTTCTCAAAAATCAGGTGTTGAAGTCTATGTTAAGGAAATTTCTTCTCAACGAAATATTGTTTTACAGAGTTTTGATACTATTTCTAAAGATGTTAACGATCAAGCAAGAAAACACACAGTTTCCTTTAATCGCTTGAGTAAATTATTTGAAAAATTCTCTACATGTGAATCATTAAAGAATATTGTAAATATTGATAAAGAAATCTCTAATGTTATTGGTGGTTGTAATGCATCGGCCTATTGGGCTGTACTTTATTCCATTTTGAATTATAAGGAATCTTACAAGAATTCCATTGAATCCGTTAATAAAAAATTCATTTTTATCATTGATGAGATAAACCGTGGTGAAATGTCCAAAATTTTTGGAGAACTGTTCTTTTCTGTTGATCCGGGATATAGAGGCTTAAATGGTAAGGTGAAAACTCAATATCACGCCTTAGTGCCTAGCAGCGATGTATTCGTAGACGGCTTCTTCGTTCCCGAAAATGTCTATATCATAGGTACTATGAATGATATCGACCGCAGTGTAGAATGTATGGACTTCGCCATGCGTCGTCGTTTTGCATTCAAGGAAATCAAGGCAAGCGATCGAATTGAAATGCTGGATGATTTAAAGTGCTGTAAGAAGGATGAAGCTGTTGCACGAATGACTTCTATCAACACTGCAATAGAAAAGGTTCCGGGGCTGTCTTCGGCCTATCACATTGGCCCAGCATATTTCCTGAAATTGGATAATTACGAAGGTGATTTTGATCTTCTTTGGGAATACCATATCGAAGGTATTATCAAGGAATATCTCCGCGGCATCGATCCTGATGGAACTCACTTTGGTGCTCTGAAAAAAGCATACGAAGGAAAGGTTCAAACCGAAAATTTAACAGAAAACGCTGAAGTCTAG